Sequence from the Dehalococcoidia bacterium genome:
GGCGTGGAGGGTGCGCCCCTCGCTCACCAGCCCGATACCCGTTTCGTCGCAGGAGGTCTCAATACCGAGGATCAGCATAGGCTTACCCCTGGGGTGGGGTCGAAGGCACTTGCTGGGCCTGCTCCTCGCGCTGGAGGCGGAGCCAGTGCTCCCGGCTGATTTCCATGCGCAGGAACACCTGGCCGTTACGGCGCACGGTGCGCACCGGCACGAAACCCGCCTTGGCAAAACTGCGCTGAGCCCGCACATTCCACTCTAGGGTGTGGAGGTAAATTCGTTGGAGGGTGGTCTCGGTGAAGATCATGGCCAGGAGGGTCTTGACGGCGTCGGTGCCGTAGCCACGGTTCCAGTACTCCTTCTCGCCGATCATGATGCCCAGTTCGGCCTCACCTGTGGTGTAGTCAATGTCGTAGTACATGCAGTTGCCGATGTGCTTGCCGTCCAGGGTATCAATGGCGAAGCGGCGGGACCAGGGGTAGGGATAGCGCAGTTCCTCCTCGTAGAGGCGCAGGAAATCCTGGAAGGGCATGCGCAACGGAGGGGCGGCATCCAGACGGG
This genomic interval carries:
- a CDS encoding GNAT family N-acetyltransferase, with product MKTSKVWKGQKVILREKSLADAADDYRWRSDEELARLDAAPPLRMPFQDFLRLYEEELRYPYPWSRRFAIDTLDGKHIGNCMYYDIDYTTGEAELGIMIGEKEYWNRGYGTDAVKTLLAMIFTETTLQRIYLHTLEWNVRAQRSFAKAGFVPVRTVRRNGQVFLRMEISREHWLRLQREEQAQQVPSTPPQG